A region of Rhinoraja longicauda isolate Sanriku21f chromosome 1, sRhiLon1.1, whole genome shotgun sequence DNA encodes the following proteins:
- the LOC144592645 gene encoding uncharacterized protein LOC144592645, whose protein sequence is MCGLYITEKCSSTIVKLMVGFLLLMPQGLSLICPSVCQHCTRTLTECCNLGLTSIPSNLAKSASSIYLSRNNISGIISIDFEGFNRLSALFLDNNDLISVHPQAFVSLVDLYYLRLNNNQIKHLNQEIFEGLSKLRYLHLQCNQILSIPVGLFSDLAALQYLQLEGNSLRSLSHGMFTGLMSLRTLHLANNRISWISSSSFRHLLKLEFLNLQSNRLAWIPSNAFAQLKVLKRLILSNNPIELIHPLSFNGLENLKYLSLNNAKIKAIPKDGFAALNNLRHLVLSNNSITRVNSNVFKVLKLRHLQLDDNNISIIESDAFEGMSRTLKVLHLANNHLTNLFPEVLMSLSSLVHLKVDGNPWECNCNMLNMRNWLLSSSFRVNIRCQSPSHLRGKPLYCTRISEISGCNVTLVPLGLNAEIRSPATRVALTSVKTDTPNLHFKLEHSSITKANFGDAALAAKDNEQFLSTFPVQLPIEYTPINFTTLTDSDMATILIKPLAICKQNLAKLNQTFDILLVFFILACTAVLLLTYKVHLLRQKLKELEAEGNNVLEYYSVYPFARYHVTDPVQAILPERVTRPQVHQATTLKITYPANQAQVILFEHSVL, encoded by the coding sequence ATGTGTGGATTGTACATTACCGAGAAGTGCTCCTCAACAATTGTAAAGCTGATGGTTGGCTTTCTTCTTCTGATGCCCCAAGGCCTTTCACTGATTTGCCCTTCTGTTTGTCAGCATTGCACAAGGACCCTGACGGAGTGCTGCAATTTAGGTTTAACTTCCATTCCTTCGAACTTGGCAAAGTCCGCTTCTTCGATTTACCTGAGCAGAAATAATATTTCCGGTATAATTTCTATAGATTTCGAAGGATTTAACAGATTGTCAGCACTTTTTCTCGATAATAATGATCTGATCTCTGTACATCCACAAGCTTTTGTGAGCCTCGTCGACTTGTATTATCTACGATTGAATAATAACCAGATAAAACATTTAAATCAGGAAATATTTGAAGGCCTTTCAAAACTTCGTTATTTGCATCTACAATGCAATCAGATTCTTTCTATTCCAGTAGGATTGTTTTCTGATTTGGCTGCCCTTCAATATTTGCAACTGGAAGGAAACTCTCTTAGGTCGCTCAGCCATGGAATGTTCACGGGCTTGATGAGTCTTCGCACGCTTCATCTTGCTAACAATAGAATTTCATGGATATCTAGTTCTTCATTTAGACATCTCTTAAAACTAGAGTTTCTCAATCTACAGAGTAACCGCTTGGCATGGATCCCATCAAATGCATTTGCTCAACTTAAGGTCCTTAAGAGGCTTATCTTATCCAATAACCCAATTGAGCTGATTCATCCTTTGTCTTTCAATGGACTGGAAAATCTCAAATATCTTTCCCTCAATAATGCCAAAATAAAAGCTATCCCAAAAGATGGTTTTGCTGCACTGAACAACTTGAGGCATTTAGTTCTAAGTAACAATAGTATAACTCGTGTCAATTCCAATGTATTTAAAGTGCTAAAATTACGGCATTTGCAGCTAGACGATAACAACATATCCATTATTGAGTCAGATGCTTTTGAAGGAATGTCAAGAACTTTAAAAGTCCTACATTTGGCCAATAACCATCTTACAAATTTGTTTCCTGAGGTTCTGATGTCACTGAGTTCCCTAGTTCATTTAAAGGTAGATGGCAATCCTTGggaatgcaactgcaacatgctcAATATGCGCAATTGGCTGTTGTCATCTTCATTTAGGGTAAACATTCGTTGTCAGAGTCCATCCCATTTACGTGGTAAACCCTTGTATTGCACCAGAATAAGTGAGATCAGTGGATGTAATGTCACCTTGGTACCTTTGGGGTTAAATGCTGAAATAAGATCTCCAGCCACTCGTGTAGCGTTGACTTCAGTGAAAACAGATACCCCAAATCTACATTTCAAGCTGGAGCACAGTTCTATAACTAAGGCAaactttggagatgcagcccTGGCAGCAAAAGACAATGAGCAGTTCCTAAGTACATTTCCAGTGCAGCTGCCAATTGAATACACACCCATAAATTTCACCACGTTGACAGATTCAGATATGGCAACTATTTTAATTAAACCATTAGCAATCTGTAAACAGAATTTAGCAAAGTTGAACCAAACCTTTGATATACTCTTGGTCTTTTTTATCTTGGCATGTACAGCAGTTTTACTTTTGACATACAAAGTGCATCTTTTGCGTCAGAAGCTTAAGGAATTAGAGGCTGAAGGGAACAATGTTCTCGAGTACTACAGTGTATATCCATTTGCACGGTATCACGTGACAGATCCGGTGCAGGCTATACTCCCAGAACGAGTGACAAGACCACAAGTGCATCAGGCAACTACATTGAAGATAACATATCCTGCTAATCAAGCACAGGTTATTTTATTTGAGCACTCTGTTTTATGA